GCCTGCGCGACACGCTGTGCGTAGATGCGGTCATCGATGCGCAGCAGCGGCTCGCCTGCCTTCACGTGCTGGAAGTCCTTCACCAGCACCTCGGTCACATAGCCGTTCACCTGCGGCGCCATCACCGTGATCTGCCCGCGTACATACGCGTTGTCGGTCACCATCACCGTGCTGGTGAACGGCCACAGATGCCATGCGCGCAGGATCAGCGCGATGCCCAGCAGTGCCACCACCACCATCACCACCACGCTGCGCGCGCTGGGCTTGAGGTACTTCGGCGCCACGGCGGGTTCGACAGGCGTGGGCGCGGGAGCGGCGTCCGTCGGTGGCGGTGGGGTGACGTTGTCGTCGTCGGTGCGGGGCGGAACGGGAGGCATGGGGTTGGACTCAGCGGGGCGCGGCCGGCGCGGCCACGGCAGGGGAGGTGGGATGGCGCTTGCGCCATTGCTTGAGCACGGCGGTGCGCAGCGACAACAGCAGCAACCAGCAGAGGAAGCCGATCGCCAGCCAGCCGCTCAGGGTGAACACGTCGTTGAAGCCGCGTAGGTTGGCTTCGCGGCGCGTGGTCTGCGCCAGCTGCGCGGTGCCTTGTGCGCTGCGCAGCACCGGGTCGGTGATCTGTGCGGCATACAGTTGCTGTTGGACGCGCAGGCGCTGCGCCACCACCGGATCGGCCGGATCGAGCTGGCTGGTCAGCGCGCTGGAATACAGCTGTTCGCGATGCAGCTGGAAGGTGCCCAGCACCGCAGAGCCGGCCAGCCCGCCGAGGGTCTGGGTGATCGACAGGGTCACCAGGAAGGTGATCATGTGGTCCACGCCCTGTTTCAGCGCGGCGGAGATGCCGAGCATGATCAGCGGCCCCATGAACATGCCGGCACCGACCGACGCCAGGAACTGGCTGACGAAGAAGTCCTGCGGGCGGTCCTGGCTGGTGCGGTGCTGGTCGAAGAACGCCGCTGCACCCAGCAGCAGGATCGCCATCAGCAATTGCGGAATCAGCCGCTTCGGGCCGAAGGTCAGCGCGGTGCCGGCGATGCCGGTGATCACCCCGGCCAGGATCACCACGAACAGCGGACGCATCTGGTCCGGCCCCATGCCCAGCGTGCGCATCAGGTTGACCACACCGTAGGACTGCTCGGTGGTCAGGAAGCGGATCAGGAAGGCGCCGACGATGAAATGCAGCACCGGCAGCGTCGACAGCCAGCGGATCTGCAGCAGTGGATTGCGCCGGTAGTGCTCGATGATCAAGGCGGTGGTGGACAGCACGATCGAGGCGATCAGCGCCCAGCCCAGCCACGGGGTGTTGAGCCACCAGCGCGTGTAGCCCTGCGCCAGCACGATCACCAGCAGGGCGACGGCCGGCGCGAGCAACGCGAAGGTAAGGAAATCCAGCGGCTCGAAGGCCTTCACCTGGATGCCGGGCGGCAGCTTCAGCACCACGACGGCGGCGAATGCGCACAACGCCAGGCCGGCCTCGAACGAATACAGCTGGTGCCACTGGCCGGTATCAACCAGTCCCGGGGACACGATCCAGGCGATCGGCACCGCCAGCTGCGAAAGG
This genomic interval from Stenotrophomonas sp. 57 contains the following:
- a CDS encoding MFS transporter — its product is MVQPYLKPVPDWEEHEKPTMPGSASMPWHPPYRRAAYALVSLLVAITGGLGNALVTANLPFLQGQLALTPTQGSWLVAAYAMVNVTANLLAFKFRQQYGIRLFAEIGLGLYAALAVLHLFVGSFETTMLTRAASGFAGAACSTLGTLYMLQALPRRFTGNLLVVGVGLSQLAVPIAWIVSPGLVDTGQWHQLYSFEAGLALCAFAAVVVLKLPPGIQVKAFEPLDFLTFALLAPAVALLVIVLAQGYTRWWLNTPWLGWALIASIVLSTTALIIEHYRRNPLLQIRWLSTLPVLHFIVGAFLIRFLTTEQSYGVVNLMRTLGMGPDQMRPLFVVILAGVITGIAGTALTFGPKRLIPQLLMAILLLGAAAFFDQHRTSQDRPQDFFVSQFLASVGAGMFMGPLIMLGISAALKQGVDHMITFLVTLSITQTLGGLAGSAVLGTFQLHREQLYSSALTSQLDPADPVVAQRLRVQQQLYAAQITDPVLRSAQGTAQLAQTTRREANLRGFNDVFTLSGWLAIGFLCWLLLLSLRTAVLKQWRKRHPTSPAVAAPAAPR